The following proteins are co-located in the Streptomyces bottropensis ATCC 25435 genome:
- a CDS encoding FecCD family ABC transporter permease codes for MGTSTVRAAKGPRAALLLTLSALALLTLCALSMAFGALGVPLDQVWHTLLGDAPDSRVDSVIWSVRLPRTVLGLATGAALGLSGALMQALTRNPLADPGILGVSAGAAFAVVLSVGVLGISSVYGYIWFAFGGAFAASVLVYLLGGLGRSGSTPVKLALAGVAVTSLLFSLTSAIALTDPDALNRYRFWSAGSLADQDEGVLLRVLPFLAVGALLALACAPALNSLALGDDVAKSLGLKLGLVRVQGVLAVTLLTGGAVAVIGPVVFVGLVVPHIARVLAQLAGLGPDHRWLLPLSAVLAPCLLLAADIAGRLIARPTEIQAGILVAFLGGPFFIALVRRRRLAEL; via the coding sequence GTGGGGACCTCTACGGTCCGGGCGGCGAAAGGCCCCCGCGCGGCACTGCTGCTGACACTCTCGGCCCTGGCCCTGCTCACCCTGTGCGCCCTGTCGATGGCGTTCGGCGCGCTCGGCGTCCCCCTCGACCAGGTGTGGCACACCCTGCTCGGTGACGCCCCCGACTCCCGTGTCGACAGCGTCATCTGGTCCGTACGCCTGCCACGCACCGTCCTCGGGCTCGCCACCGGCGCCGCCCTCGGTCTCTCGGGCGCGCTGATGCAGGCGCTGACCCGCAATCCGCTCGCCGACCCCGGCATCCTCGGCGTCAGCGCGGGCGCCGCTTTCGCGGTCGTCCTCTCGGTCGGCGTGCTCGGCATCTCCTCGGTCTACGGCTACATCTGGTTCGCCTTCGGCGGCGCGTTCGCCGCCAGCGTCCTGGTGTACCTGCTGGGCGGGCTCGGCCGGTCCGGCTCCACGCCGGTCAAACTCGCCCTGGCCGGGGTCGCGGTGACCTCCCTGCTGTTCTCGCTGACCAGCGCCATCGCGCTCACCGACCCGGACGCCCTCAACCGGTACCGGTTCTGGAGCGCGGGCTCGCTCGCCGACCAGGACGAGGGGGTCCTGCTGCGCGTCCTGCCGTTCCTGGCCGTCGGCGCGCTCCTCGCCCTCGCCTGCGCCCCGGCCCTCAACAGCCTCGCCCTCGGCGACGACGTGGCGAAGTCGCTCGGCCTCAAGCTCGGCCTGGTCCGCGTCCAGGGGGTCCTCGCCGTCACCCTCCTCACCGGCGGAGCGGTCGCCGTCATCGGGCCCGTGGTCTTCGTCGGCCTGGTCGTCCCGCACATCGCCCGCGTCCTCGCCCAACTGGCCGGCCTCGGCCCGGACCACCGCTGGCTGCTCCCCCTGTCGGCCGTCCTCGCCCCCTGCCTGCTGCTGGCCGCCGACATCGCCGGCCGCCTGATCGCCCGCCCCACCGAGATCCAGGCGGGCATCCTCGTCGCCTTCCTCGGCGGCCCCTTCTTCATCGCCCTGGTCCGCCGCCGACGCCTCGCGGAGCTGTGA